CGCTATGGATCAGTTGATCGCTGATCTGCAGCAGACGAAGGACAACGCGTCGGCGCTGGCCGTGATCAGCAAGATCCAGACCCTGTGGAACGAAACGGTTCCGTCGGCTCCGGTCGGTGGTTTGGCCTCTTTCTGGGCTTGGCAGAAGAACGTGCACGGTGTGGTTCCGACCGCAACGGGCATCATGTTGTTCGACCAGGCATGGATGGGCGCTAAGTAGCCCTACGCGCAACCCGGGAGCCCCGTCCGACGTGAGTCGGGCGGGGTTTTGTCGTGTCCAGCCCGATAGCGTGAACACGCAACCCTTTCGATCATCGTGATTATTTTGAAATATGTTGCTAGTCAAGGTAATTCGAATGATCGAATTTGACTTGCCTGTCGTGGTCGACATAGATTGCAGTCACCATCCAGAGTGGCCGAGAGACCTGGCTCGACGACGCCGCAGCAACCCCCTTTGTTCGAGTGTGGGTGCTACCGCCAGGACCGATGGAGGACGCATGACTGTATTTGCCGTGGGTATCGAACTGGACGGCGAGGGTACGCACCCCGCTGCCTGGCGTCGGAGCTCGTATCGCCCGGACCAACTGCTCACGGGTAAGACTCTGCGTAACCGTGTCGCGGCCGCCGAGAATGCGGGCTTCACGTTTGCGACGTTCGACGATTCCATCGTGCCGCCGGCCGGTGACGTGGTCGGCCGTATCGACGCCGTCTCGAGGGCGTCGTACGTTGCGGCCACTACCAGCGCGATCGGGCTGGTCCCGGTTGTGGGCACCACGTATGCCGAACCGTTCCACACGTCTTCACAATTGGCGACGCTCGACTATTCCTCGCGTGGACGCGGCGGCTGGCTCCCTGTGCCCGTCGAGGACGAGGCCGCGGCCAGGGCCTGGGGGAGGGTGCCGGTGTCGACTGAATCGGCACGTCGGCAAGAACAACGAGATTCGATCACCGTCGTGACCGATCTCTGGGATTCCTGGGAGGACGACGCCGTCGTTCGCGATTACGCCAGCGGTCGGTTCCTAGAGCGGGATCGTCTGCACTACGTGAACTTCGAGGGTGACACGTTTTCGGTGAAAGGTCCGGCAATCGTTCCGCGGCCACCGCAGGGGCAGTTGGTGGTGTTCGGACGATACGGCGAGATCGATCCGCGTCAGGCGGATGTCGTTCTTGTTTCCGGTGATTCGGTCGAGGCAATCGCACGGTCAGCGGCGAATGCGCGCGATGAGGGCGCGTCATTGGTGATCGCCGAAGTCGATGTGGCCTTCGATACGCCGAATCTGTCTGCGGCGCAGCGACTGGCCGAACTGAATTCGCACGGTAAAGCCGTGGAACGCAGCCGCCTGATTCTGGCAAGCGACCCAGTGGCTTCGACGGCGCAGTTGAAGGAACTGGCCGGGTACCTCGACGGTGTTCACTTCCATCCGCTCGTGATCGACGAGGACCTTCCGGTGCTGGCGAAGTTCGTCCTGCCGGCCTTGTCCAAAGACGGGCTGACGCGGCGTCCGGTCCCGGGTTCGACTCTGAGGGGCAACCTCGGCCTGGAACGGCCCGTCAATCGATTTGCTCATTCCTCCTGACTTGACTTCGCGCTAAGGATATTTCGGCTATGACTGCATCACGCTCCGCCGTTCCTCGACCCGACGCTCATGTTCATTTCGGCGTCTTCTTCCAAGGTGTCAACCACACCACCATCTGGTCCGATTCCGCCAGCGGATCTCAAATCGACTTCGAGACCTTCCGGCGGTTGGTTCTCACCGCCGAGCGCGGGCTGTTCGACGCGTTCTTTCTCGGTGAGGGCCTGCGCCTTCGTGAGCAGAACGGCAAGATTCTCGATCTCGATGTCGCCGGCCGACCCGACGCGATAGCGCAACTGGCCGCCCTGGCCGGTATTACCGACAAGATCGGGCTGGTCGCGACGCAGAACACCACGTACAACGAACCTGCCGATCTCGCGCGCCGACTCTCCGGCCTCGATCTTCTCTCCGACGGCCGGGCGGGGTGGAACGCGGTGACCACCGACAACGCGTGGACCGGCGAGAACTTCCGCCGTGGCGGTTTCCTCGATCACTCTCTGCGTTACGAACGGGCTGGACAGTTCATCGAAACTGCACGGGCACTGTGGGATTCGTGGGCAGATGGCGCGATCTCGAATTCCCGCGCGTCCGAGAACTGGTCGGCGCCGGGTGCGGTGAGCGAAGTGCGCAGGCAGACTTCGCAATTCGACATCTCCGTGACGCCGACGCTTCCCCGGAGTAGGCAGGGGCACCCGGTCATCTTCCAGGCCGGCGATTCGCCGAGCGGGCGAGATTTCGCGGCAACGCATGCCGACGTCATCTTCTCGCGTCATGGAACGCATTTCGATGATGCGCTCGATTTTGCCGAAGACATCCGTGCGAGGTTGCGGGCAGCGGGGCGGCCCGAGGACGATGTCAAAATCCTCCCGGGTACCCAGATTGTGCTCGCGGAGAAGGAGTCCGAGGTCGAGGAGAAGGTCCGGTGGGTTCTCGAAGGTCAGTACACCGGACAAACAGCACTGTCCCTCGTCGGGTTGGTGTGGGGTAAGGACCTATCTGATCGGGATCCGGACGGTCCTCTGCCCGAGGAAGATCCGGTTGCTCGGCCGGTGTCCGAGACGAGGGGAGCGGCCCGCGACGGCAACGACCCCATCGCGATCGCGCGTGAATGGCGGGCTCTCGCCGAGGCGAAGAACCTGTCGTTGCGTCAGGTTGCCATCGAGACATCGCAGCGATCCGGTTTTGCCGGAACCCCCGGTCAGGTCGCCGATCAGTTGGTGCGCTG
The nucleotide sequence above comes from Rhodococcus sp. KBS0724. Encoded proteins:
- a CDS encoding LLM class flavin-dependent oxidoreductase, whose amino-acid sequence is MTVFAVGIELDGEGTHPAAWRRSSYRPDQLLTGKTLRNRVAAAENAGFTFATFDDSIVPPAGDVVGRIDAVSRASYVAATTSAIGLVPVVGTTYAEPFHTSSQLATLDYSSRGRGGWLPVPVEDEAAARAWGRVPVSTESARRQEQRDSITVVTDLWDSWEDDAVVRDYASGRFLERDRLHYVNFEGDTFSVKGPAIVPRPPQGQLVVFGRYGEIDPRQADVVLVSGDSVEAIARSAANARDEGASLVIAEVDVAFDTPNLSAAQRLAELNSHGKAVERSRLILASDPVASTAQLKELAGYLDGVHFHPLVIDEDLPVLAKFVLPALSKDGLTRRPVPGSTLRGNLGLERPVNRFAHSS
- a CDS encoding NtaA/DmoA family FMN-dependent monooxygenase (This protein belongs to a clade of FMN-dependent monooxygenases, within a broader family of flavin-dependent oxidoreductases, the luciferase-like monooxygenase (LMM) family, some of whose members use coenzyme F420 rather than FMN.), which gives rise to MTASRSAVPRPDAHVHFGVFFQGVNHTTIWSDSASGSQIDFETFRRLVLTAERGLFDAFFLGEGLRLREQNGKILDLDVAGRPDAIAQLAALAGITDKIGLVATQNTTYNEPADLARRLSGLDLLSDGRAGWNAVTTDNAWTGENFRRGGFLDHSLRYERAGQFIETARALWDSWADGAISNSRASENWSAPGAVSEVRRQTSQFDISVTPTLPRSRQGHPVIFQAGDSPSGRDFAATHADVIFSRHGTHFDDALDFAEDIRARLRAAGRPEDDVKILPGTQIVLAEKESEVEEKVRWVLEGQYTGQTALSLVGLVWGKDLSDRDPDGPLPEEDPVARPVSETRGAARDGNDPIAIAREWRALAEAKNLSLRQVAIETSQRSGFAGTPGQVADQLVRWVRHGASDGFNISPYLVPTGLDEIVDWLIPELQERGAYRTEYSTSTLRGHLGLRPPLTRRAASEAAG